A single Phycisphaerae bacterium DNA region contains:
- a CDS encoding UDPGP type 1 family protein has translation MSDLAAEYRLLKSAFDAVEQGHVFTFWTELAEDERRILLDDLKSINLTQLPGVAALAQKPDAHAAIPDDLTPAEVIPRESVGRDTIRLGEKLLEEGRVAAFTVAGGQGTRLGFDGPKGALPVSTVRGKTLFQLFAESILATERRYRTTVPWYIMTSPANDAQTQAFLRRYQFFGLAPDRVRFFQQGVMPSFDSQGKILLDQRNRVALSPDGHGGSLLAMATSGVLADMAARGVDYISYFQVDNPLVFCLDPVFIGLHAAGGAEMSSKIVPKADDLEKVGNFATSGGKQIVIEYSDMPESVARSRNPDGSRRFDAANIAIHILSRSFVERLTADRASFALPWHIARKKIPFVDPSTGGRVEPLEPNGVKIEAFVFDALPLARAATLLRTSRENEFSPVKNKTGVDSIETARRDMSRRAENWLLQAGLIDEHDANAMPPVACEISALAALDAAELAERARRGMISVHRIDHPTPAIVIDA, from the coding sequence ATGTCCGACCTTGCTGCCGAGTATCGCCTGTTGAAGTCTGCATTCGACGCCGTCGAGCAAGGCCATGTTTTCACATTCTGGACCGAGCTTGCAGAAGACGAGCGACGCATCCTGCTCGACGACCTGAAGAGCATCAATCTGACCCAACTTCCCGGCGTAGCCGCCCTTGCGCAGAAGCCCGACGCGCATGCCGCGATTCCTGACGACCTCACTCCGGCCGAAGTCATTCCCCGCGAGTCCGTCGGACGCGATACCATTCGCCTGGGAGAGAAGCTTCTGGAAGAAGGCCGAGTCGCGGCATTCACCGTGGCTGGCGGGCAGGGTACGCGGCTCGGCTTCGACGGGCCCAAAGGCGCGTTGCCGGTGTCGACCGTGCGCGGCAAAACGCTCTTTCAACTCTTCGCAGAGTCGATTCTCGCGACCGAACGACGCTATCGAACCACCGTTCCGTGGTACATCATGACGAGCCCTGCAAACGATGCCCAGACGCAGGCGTTTCTGCGCCGATATCAATTCTTCGGCCTCGCGCCGGACCGCGTCCGATTCTTTCAGCAGGGCGTGATGCCCTCATTTGATTCGCAAGGGAAAATCCTGCTCGATCAGAGAAACCGCGTCGCGCTTTCTCCCGACGGTCACGGTGGCTCGCTACTTGCGATGGCGACGTCAGGCGTGCTGGCCGACATGGCTGCACGCGGCGTTGATTACATCAGCTATTTCCAGGTCGATAATCCGCTGGTCTTTTGCCTCGATCCGGTCTTCATCGGATTGCACGCCGCCGGCGGAGCGGAGATGTCAAGCAAAATAGTGCCCAAGGCTGACGATCTGGAAAAAGTCGGAAACTTCGCCACGTCAGGCGGAAAGCAGATCGTGATCGAGTATTCCGACATGCCGGAATCGGTCGCGCGCTCACGCAATCCGGATGGCTCCCGACGATTCGATGCCGCGAACATCGCGATTCACATCCTCTCCCGATCGTTTGTCGAACGACTCACCGCCGACCGTGCGAGCTTCGCATTGCCCTGGCATATTGCGCGAAAGAAGATCCCCTTTGTCGATCCGTCCACTGGCGGCCGAGTCGAACCGTTGGAGCCGAACGGTGTCAAGATTGAGGCATTCGTTTTTGATGCGCTGCCGCTGGCCCGCGCGGCCACGCTGCTGAGAACCTCGCGCGAGAACGAATTCAGCCCGGTCAAGAACAAGACGGGAGTTGACTCAATCGAGACAGCGCGGCGTGACATGAGCCGCCGCGCCGAAAACTGGCTGTTGCAGGCCGGATTGATTGATGAACACGATGCCAATGCCATGCCTCCGGTCGCATGCGAGATCAGTGCTCTCGCCGCGCTCGACGCCGCGGAACTCGCGGAGCGCGCACGCCGCGGAATGATCAGCGTTCATCGAATCGACCACCCCACGCCTGCGATCGTCATTGACGCATAG
- a CDS encoding RNA polymerase sigma factor codes for MIDQDQSGTVSEAAANRVRAEAEFSAHFLRARRVLWLIAAGLIGDRTLADDVVQDAAVIAFQKYDQFTPGTSFTAWMGQVVRHVAMNTARRENRRKSASLDGDTALTGSVLRCTDPGRVELGPRGELPVEHSWFDDQVSRALADVGEVARACLLLRSIESMEYSEISAVLSIPEGTAMSHVHRARRLMRERLMASGWDVATGRRGHA; via the coding sequence ATGATTGATCAGGACCAGAGCGGGACCGTCTCGGAGGCCGCAGCGAATCGTGTTCGCGCGGAGGCTGAATTTTCTGCGCATTTCTTGCGAGCGCGCCGCGTGCTCTGGCTCATCGCGGCGGGCCTCATCGGCGATCGGACGCTGGCGGACGATGTAGTGCAGGACGCGGCGGTGATAGCATTTCAGAAGTACGATCAGTTCACTCCCGGCACCAGTTTCACTGCATGGATGGGTCAGGTTGTTCGCCATGTCGCCATGAATACAGCTCGACGCGAGAATCGAAGGAAAAGTGCGAGTCTCGATGGTGATACGGCGCTGACGGGTTCGGTGCTTCGATGCACCGATCCGGGTCGCGTTGAGCTGGGGCCCCGAGGCGAACTGCCAGTGGAGCATTCCTGGTTCGATGATCAGGTCAGCCGAGCGCTGGCCGACGTGGGCGAAGTCGCCCGCGCGTGCCTGCTGCTGCGGTCGATCGAGTCGATGGAATACTCGGAGATTTCCGCTGTGCTTTCGATCCCCGAAGGCACGGCGATGAGTCATGTCCATCGTGCGAGGCGCTTGATGCGCGAGCGACTGATGGCGAGCGGTTGGGATGTTGCAACAGGTCGGCGAGGCCACGCATGA